Within the Butyrivibrio sp. AE3004 genome, the region AAAATTATTCTAACACCTAAAAAATACCCACTCAACGAAATTACGCAAATTTATGGATATTTTATAATCTTTATTAACTGTTCAGATGAACATTATACGGATAAGTGTTTATGATTTTATCGTATAAGAATTACTGAATCATTTCTTAGTTGGCTGAAAAAAGAGCAGATACTGAACATGCCAGATATCTACTCTTTTTTACTATGTCTACTACAATACATTTAGTAGTATTTCAAGATATTTATTTAAATAGTTTTGCAATGCTTTCATTATAAGGCGGCCTCAAAACACCATGCTCGGTAATGATAGCTGTAATAAGTTCATTATCAGTAACATCAAATGCGGGATTATATACCTTAACACCTTCAGGTGCCATGCGCTCCTTATACCACATTTCTGTAACCTCTTCCGGCTTTCTCTGTTCGATTTTTATTTCAGCGCCAATCTCGGTATTTATATCGATTGTTGATTTTGGTGCACAGACGTAAAACGGAATATTGTATCGTTTTGCAACCGTAGCTACAACACTGGTTCCGATCTTATTTGCAGCATCTCCGTTAGCAGCAACTCTGTCACAGCCGACAAAAATTGCATCAATGAGTCCGCTTTTCATAAGTGATGCTGACATATTATCACATAAAAGTGTGGTATCTATTCCCGCCGAATGAAGTTCAAACGCAGTAAGTCTTGCCCCCTGTAAAAGCGGTCTTGTCTCATCACAATATACCTTTATTTTATAACCCTTTTCATGAGCAAGGTACATAGGGGCGGTAGCTGTCCCATATTTGCATGTAGCAAGCTGGCCTGCATTGCAGTGTGTTAGCAGACCATAACCATTTTTTATGAGTGTAAGACCATTTTCACCAATACGTCTGCATACATCTATATCTTCACTTTTAATGCGTTCTGATTCGTTTTTCATGCTGAGAATCAGTATATCTCTGATTGTCTTCATTTTACCCGAATCTGCTTTCGGAATTACCTCAACATCATTTATCCTATTCTCAATATCTATAACCTGCTGAGTAACCAGTGGTTTTGTTATATTGGTTTCATATCCTACTTCTACTGCTTCAGCACATTCTCTTACATGATTTCTCATTCTGCCAAGCGCCCATGAAAGATTTACAGCAGTAGGTCTGGATGAGTTAAGATAATCACTCTTTTCCTTAAGTTCTCTCATGAAATCAGCATAGGTTTCAGCCTGCGTATGTTTCATAAGAATATATAGCCCAAAGCCGGCAGTCACACCAATAGCAGGTGCGCCACGTACCTGAAGCAGATAAATCGCATTCCAGATTTCTTCTCCTGTTTTTAGCAGTATAGTTTCAATTTTACCGGGAAGAAGTGTCTGGTCGATTATTTCTACAGCATCAAGATCATCTCGCAGAGCTACAGTTTCGTAATCAAGAATTGTTTTCATACATATAACCCTCAATTTTTTATTGCTCACAAAATATTACTTATAAGATTTACTATAAGACAAAAATAGGGCTGCGTAAATACGCAGCCCCATCAATATCTCTATTGAATAGATTATTTTGCAGCAAGTGCAGCCTCAAGCTTCTTTGTAAGTGCAGGAACGATCTTGTTAAGATCACCAACTACACCATAGTCTGCTACGTCAAAGATAGGAGCATTCTCATCCTTGTTGATAGCGATGATGAGATCTGACTCTTCCATACCTGCAACGTGCTGGATAGCTCCGCTGATACCGATTGCAAAATAAACCTTAGGACGAACTGTCTTACCTGTCTGACCAACCTGAAGATCCTTCGGCTTCCAGCCTGA harbors:
- the mtnA gene encoding S-methyl-5-thioribose-1-phosphate isomerase; the protein is MKTILDYETVALRDDLDAVEIIDQTLLPGKIETILLKTGEEIWNAIYLLQVRGAPAIGVTAGFGLYILMKHTQAETYADFMRELKEKSDYLNSSRPTAVNLSWALGRMRNHVRECAEAVEVGYETNITKPLVTQQVIDIENRINDVEVIPKADSGKMKTIRDILILSMKNESERIKSEDIDVCRRIGENGLTLIKNGYGLLTHCNAGQLATCKYGTATAPMYLAHEKGYKIKVYCDETRPLLQGARLTAFELHSAGIDTTLLCDNMSASLMKSGLIDAIFVGCDRVAANGDAANKIGTSVVATVAKRYNIPFYVCAPKSTIDINTEIGAEIKIEQRKPEEVTEMWYKERMAPEGVKVYNPAFDVTDNELITAIITEHGVLRPPYNESIAKLFK